The DNA window GTCAAATGCGCCCGCATGCTCGCCGACCTCGCCGGCGGCCACGCCGATCGCACCATCGGGCAACGCATGCGCGAATACACCCGCCCCGCCGTCCTGATCATCGACGACTTCGCCATGCGCGAACACACCACCACCGGCTCCGACGACCTCTACGACCTCGTCTCCGACCGCGCCATCGCAGCCAAACCCGTCATCCTCACCAGCAACCGCGCACCCAAAGACTGGTACCCCCTGTTCCCCAACCCCGTCGTCGCCGAATCACTACTCGACCGACTCATCAACACCAGCCACCAGATCCTCATGGACGGCCCGTCCTACCGACCACGCAAACGCCCCGGACGAACACCGAAAACCACCTAACCCACAACCCCAGCTACCCTCAACCCAGCACACCCGAACATGGGGAAATCCGTGACGGACACACCTGGGGAATTACGTGACCGTCGACAGGCACGGGCAAGATCCAATCCTCGAGATCGCCACGCTGATCACATCAACATAGAAGCGTGGGTCGTAGAGGACGGACTCGATCGCTGGGATTTACTTGGCCTTGGTGTTCCTCGGAAGAGGCCGATAGCCGCTGCTGCGTCCGATGAAGTGACAACGGCACAAACCGACATACGCGAAGAGAGGGTCACGGCCACAGCGCCACCAGACCTACAATGGTCAGCTGATAACGAATTGCGGGTCATTCTTGATTTCGACGGCCATCGGATCGTCGGCTTCTTCGACCCGGAAAGCACCAAACTCAGGATAGCCAGAGCGCCTGGAATCAGCTCACTAGCCGGCAAAGAATTCCGTAATCCCGCGGTGGCTGCCGGCACGATAAAGTCGAAGATCGCGAAACGAACGCTATTTGGGGTCGGCTACGATGACTGGGTTGTCGATGAAAACACAAGGGAGACGCTGGCTGGTTACCTGGAAACGACAAACTAGTTGATTTTGTCGGTCACTATGCTTCTCGTGTGGGAATGCAGCCAAACGATCCTGCCCAAGGTCGCCTGACCGCCGCATCGAGATCCCTCCTTTTGAACTCGCGCCCGAGAGCCGCAGCCAATATATGAACTCCCATGCGCGGCGGAATTGCGTTGCCTACCTGTTGAGCCTGATTGCTGCCGCGCCATGGATAGTCGTACGGGAAGGTCTGGAGGACGCCGGCTTCCTGAATGGTAAGACGCCCGTAGTCTTTGCCGCGTATCCCCCTTATCCTGTTTCTGTTTGCTTTGCCGGTGATGGTGTAGGCAGGTAGGGAAGAGTGACGAACGCCACGATTGGTTGAGACTCCACCCGATCCGTAGTTGGAGACGAGTTCAAACTGTTGTGGGCGGTTGTTCTTTGGTATCAAAGACAGTGCCTCACTCATCGATACACACCGCGGGTATGCCGGAGCCTCACTGCCCTGGGGAAGTCCCCGGCGAAAGCGAGCGTGTGATGGTTCGAGTGCAGCCAGACCACCCATGCTCTTGTGACGCGCGATGAGCACGGCGCGTCGACGAGTTTGGGGAACGCCATACTCTTCTGTCCACAGAACCTTTGGAATCGCACGGTATCCAATCTCTTCAAGAGCCTCTGCCATCTGCTCCCAAACTGGGAGGACAGACGGAACCTGTTCGAAGACAAGCGATCCGTAAGGTACACCTGCAGAATAGGCGGCGAATGCCCACTTCAGGGGTTCGAGGACCAAACCAGTACGTTCGTCATCGAACTCGCTCAACGACTTGGAAATGTCCTCCCCTCTTGCCACTTTCTTAACGAGCAAGAGAAGGGTGTTCAACGCCGAGCGTCCCCTGCCTGTGCCGGCGACGGTGAACGTCTGGCAAGGCGGCCCCGCCGTCAGAATGGTTGCCCGGAAGTCCGCAGGTGTGCATCTCTGAACGCTTCTATGATGTGACTTCAAACCGGCGGCGTGCCGGGTGGCAATCGCATCTGCGTCGAGCTCGACGCCGACAACAGGTAAGCCCAGCCAGTGAGCGGCAACGTCTAGGCCCCCAGGGCCGGCGAACAAATCAATTACCGTGTCCTTCGATGTGCTTGGGGTTCCGGCCACAGATGTAGGGTACCGCACTCGCATCACGTACCCAATGCACAGAGGACGGCGGCGTAGGCAGAGCTGAGAAGCGGGGATGCCTGGTGTGCAGAGTTCGCTAGACCGGCGAGCATACGCTTCTGGGTTTCGAGGATCTCTGCAGCGGTAACAGACTCGTGGTTCGCCTTATTGAGAGCGGATCTCGTAATTCTCTCGATCTCAGCCTTGGCGTCTTTGGTGGCCATGTTCGGGTCGTGGCCGTCCACCTCGTGAAGCAGCGCTGCTTCGGGGACGCGACCAGCGATGAAGCGGACGTTGTCCCGGCACCATCGAAGATTTCGGGCGATCTCTTGTATCTCGCGCACGTTCGATCTATGGCTGTCCCCGTCGCGGGTGTGTATGTCGAAGCGAACGCTCTCCCCGAATATTGATTCGACTACCGCGCGCCACCGTTCGACCAGCTCTTCAGCCTCTGCGTCTGACTCCGCCTCCGTGGGAATCTGATCCAGCTCTGACCAGTCCGGAACACTGTCGCGACAGGGGTATACGGGCTCTTCGAAGTTAGCCGGGCACTGCTCAGCAGTGGAATTGCTGGTTGTTGGCCCGCTGGGCGCGGGTGCAGTGGAATCGTATCCGGCGGCGTGAGTTTTCGGTGTTACGAAAGCCGCAGGCCACGCGTTTGACCTGTTTGACCAGCCGGTTGTAGCCCTCGGTGCGGGCGTTGGTCAGGCCGGTGTGCACGAATGCCAGGATCGCCGGCCACCACGTCTCGATGGTGGCGGCCAGGCGGGTGAGTTCGGGGATGTTCGCCTCGGCGCACCAGGTGTAGAAGCGGTACAGACGCCGGCGGACCTCGCTGTCGTCGGCGTCTTCGCGGGCGCAGGCCAGCAGTGCGCGAAGTTCCTCTTTCGCGATGTAGGCGGTGAGGATCTCACTGGTGGGGTCGTTGTCGATAAGAGCGTTCCACATCTTCGCAAATGATCTGTCCGACAATCGTTCTCGCGCAGTGAGCAGGCGCCGTCGGTTGGCCCATTCCGGGTCTTGTTTCCGGCCACGGCGACCGTGGGCATCGAAGGTGACCCGCCGCCGCACCCCAGTGACGGCGTCGTTGGCGAGCTTGATCAGATGGAAATGATCGACAACCAGAGTCGCATTCGCAAGCAGCTCGGTGGTGACCGCGGCCGCATACGCTGCGGACGGGTCGATCACCACATGGGTGATCTCGGTGCGGAACTGCTTACTTTGG is part of the Gordonia bronchialis DSM 43247 genome and encodes:
- a CDS encoding DNA cytosine methyltransferase, giving the protein MAGTPSTSKDTVIDLFAGPGGLDVAAHWLGLPVVGVELDADAIATRHAAGLKSHHRSVQRCTPADFRATILTAGPPCQTFTVAGTGRGRSALNTLLLLVKKVARGEDISKSLSEFDDERTGLVLEPLKWAFAAYSAGVPYGSLVFEQVPSVLPVWEQMAEALEEIGYRAIPKVLWTEEYGVPQTRRRAVLIARHKSMGGLAALEPSHARFRRGLPQGSEAPAYPRCVSMSEALSLIPKNNRPQQFELVSNYGSGGVSTNRGVRHSSLPAYTITGKANRNRIRGIRGKDYGRLTIQEAGVLQTFPYDYPWRGSNQAQQVGNAIPPRMGVHILAAALGREFKRRDLDAAVRRPWAGSFGCIPTREA
- a CDS encoding transposase, whose translation is MRTRSQQRPEPTNRASSKPGAIQLLGQVEGRTSKAVTDWLITQSKQFRTEITHVVIDPSAAYAAAVTTELLANATLVVDHFHLIKLANDAVTGVRRRVTFDAHGRRGRKQDPEWANRRRLLTARERLSDRSFAKMWNALIDNDPTSEILTAYIAKEELRALLACAREDADDSEVRRRLYRFYTWCAEANIPELTRLAATIETWWPAILAFVHTGLTNARTEGYNRLVKQVKRVACGFRNTENSRRRIRFHCTRAQRANNQQFHC